GCTTGTGGTGGTCTTGGTGTTGGATTTCACCGTCTTGGCCAGCAATTGCACGCACAAGTTATATCAAACGGTTGGGAAAGTGAGGATCAAGATGGAAGGTTGGCGAAAAGTCTTGTTCATATGTACGCATCATCTGGTTTGATCGGTTCAGCTCAATCTCTGCTCAATGAAAGCTTTGATTTACAGTCTTGTAACATTGTGATCAATGGTTATTTAAGAATAGGGGATTTGGAACGAGCTCAGACTCTGTTCGAGCAAGTCGAGTGCTTACATGACAAAGTATCTTGGACATCGATGATCAACGGGTATCTGGATGCTGGCGATGTGTCGAGAGCCTTTGATCTTTTTCATGAACTTCACGATAAGGACGGGGTTACATGGACGGTTATGGTCTCAGGTCTTGTCCGAAACGAGCTTTTTGCAGAAGCTGCGTCTCTGTTGTCGGATATGATGAGACATGGTCTGAAACCGTTGAACTCGACTTACTCTGTTCTTCTTAGTTCCGCGGGTGCCACTTCGAATCTCGATCAAGGGAAGCATTTACACTGCGTGATCGCAAAGACAACGGCTTGCTATGATCCTGATCTCATTCTTCAGAACTCTCTTGTTTCGATGTACGCAAAATGTGGAGCCATAGACGATGCTTATGAGATATTCTCAAAGATGGTCCGGAAAGATACAGTTTCATGGAACTCCATGATCATGGGGCTATCGCATCACGGCCTAGCAGATAAAGCTTTAAGCCTGTTCAAAGAGATGCTTGATTTAGAGATGAAACCGAACTCTGTGACGTTTCTCGCAGTTCTCTCAGCTTGTAGCCACTGTGGACTTATCACAAGAGGTTTAGAATTATTCAAAGCAATGAAGGAAACCTATTCGATCCAGCCGGGGATCGAGCATTACATTTCGATGATAGACCTATTAGGCAGAGCAGGGAAACTCAGAGAAGCAGAGGAGTTCATCTCAACTCTGCCTTTCACTCCAGACCATACTGTCTACGGCGCATTGCTAGGGTTATGCGGGTTCAACTGGAGAGACAGAGATGCGGAAGGCGTAGCGAAACGGGCTGCGATGAGGCTGCTGGAGCTGGACCCGGTTAATGCGCCGGGACACGTGGCCCTGTGCAACGTGTATGCTGGTTTAGGGAAGCATGAGATGGAGAAGGAGATGAGGAAAGAGATGGGTTATAAAGGTGTGAAGAAGACGCCAGGATGTAGTTGGATTGTGGTTAATGGAAAATCAAATGTGTTTCTCTCTGGTGATAAATCTGCTCAGATGAGTTTGCCAATCTTTTGTAGTAATGGAATGCTTGAAGACGGACAAGAGAAAGTGTTGACTCTCTGCCATTGCTGAGATGTGAATCACATATGTTTCTCTACTTGTAGTATTTAACTAACTATTTTCTTATAGCAGTTTTCTCATTGAAGAGTTGAGTTTTAATCGAATATAATGGTTTCTTACCTTTTAGGAGAAGGAAGGACAATACAGAGACTGGCTCTTTTACCAAAGGTGAAACTCTTACAGGTACACTGAACCATGATGATCAATTGATGTCATGGAGGATCTTGGTCTTACTCATCTTGTAACTTTATTGGTAAAGAAAGACAAtggatttagtttttttatttatcaatcaGTTTGCATGTTACATCACcggaaaaccaaaccaaaccaaaaaaaattgaaaaccgaACACACATTTTGTTAGACTTTGGAATCCTTGAGTCGCTCCTCGTAGTCGTCACTGTCGGTGTCACTTACATCATCACTCAACATGTCTTGCATCTCATGTTTCGCTTCTAGTTTTATACATTTGTACCACCTTGCACATGCAAT
This region of Brassica napus cultivar Da-Ae chromosome C5, Da-Ae, whole genome shotgun sequence genomic DNA includes:
- the LOC106361642 gene encoding pentatricopeptide repeat-containing protein At1g32415, mitochondrial is translated as MRALCVKKVYSFLSELSLASSTHCRRYLGNATSNHGNHHRGFSNEEALILRGLVHARYLLDKIPQRGSISRVRYWTSLLTKFAKAGYLHEARVLFEVMPERNIVTCNAMLTSYVKRRKLSEAWTLFREMPKDVVSWTVMLTALCDEGRIDDAVELFDEMPERNVVSWNTLVSGLIKNGDMEKAKQVFDAMPSRDIVSWNAMIKGYIENDGWEEAKLLFESMGERNVVTWTSMVSGYCRYRDVHEAYRLFCEMPERNVVSWTAMIGGLVWNEFYREALLLFLEMNKDLDPNDETLISLAYACGGLGVGFHRLGQQLHAQVISNGWESEDQDGRLAKSLVHMYASSGLIGSAQSLLNESFDLQSCNIVINGYLRIGDLERAQTLFEQVECLHDKVSWTSMINGYLDAGDVSRAFDLFHELHDKDGVTWTVMVSGLVRNELFAEAASLLSDMMRHGLKPLNSTYSVLLSSAGATSNLDQGKHLHCVIAKTTACYDPDLILQNSLVSMYAKCGAIDDAYEIFSKMVRKDTVSWNSMIMGLSHHGLADKALSLFKEMLDLEMKPNSVTFLAVLSACSHCGLITRGLELFKAMKETYSIQPGIEHYISMIDLLGRAGKLREAEEFISTLPFTPDHTVYGALLGLCGFNWRDRDAEGVAKRAAMRLLELDPVNAPGHVALCNVYAGLGKHEMEKEMRKEMGYKGVKKTPGCSWIVVNGKSNVFLSGDKSAQMSLPIFCSNGMLEDGQEKVLTLCHC